The following coding sequences lie in one Crassostrea angulata isolate pt1a10 chromosome 10, ASM2561291v2, whole genome shotgun sequence genomic window:
- the LOC128166890 gene encoding rap guanine nucleotide exchange factor 6-like isoform X11 yields the protein MYTTQYHRQSPGFVPSGQGEGRGKMVTHSDIQFIKCLQKFPHQRTDQDLDLVYSYLHGMEALSSLREPALRALCRTVRYEYHDANDILYCQGELSTCWYILLSGSVFIEGSMFLPRSSFGKRTPGCTRRASECLILEPSEMIVIDYPDVQIMKNSRSGQCNNVNINRMFDLEHEDQKLRKMHCDTAVEQLPPDYKNEMLYSRSEMQMKRSSRASDTSSAYSGSDMMQSSIDDQENQDMDLTGMQEGYVDSDEEEDKLSNTESIRDAVQECLQKEPKDRTEDDIETLLEFIQHFRAFANMTQPIRRELCAVMVFAVIEQRGTVVMKDGEELDSWSVILNGQVEIVHPEGSAEFLQMGDSFGISPTLDKMYHKGTMKTLLDDCQFVCIAQEDYHRILDKGKENTEKHVEEGQVVMVTEHRVFDNGSRKGQIVIRGTPDHLMQHLVQEHSNVDRTYVEDFLLCFRIFIKDPMELADRLKIWFETPSYRNKVIRVVLFWVNNHFVDFETDAPLCEFLESFEGLLEREISIESSRKFKADMTGQLRLLNIACAAKAQTRNITLTRATREEVLHFSVLGGQERGCGIFISKVEKGSKAYEAGLKRGDQILEVNGASLSNVSHNRALELLRGTTHLSLNVKCNLLDFKELLEVPDKRMSKEDTPTLNKRSSTGDLESKTPKCEKKEKRDKKKFYTLGKHNVFNYIGGKILSKMPSTSNLGNSESLNRSDESLYKGPSSRSRLPSASSLTTLGVQSQHLSASNPDLSALTVEESIKEYPDLVVKVYKADQTFKYLLISKETNAREVVLQALQEFGITEPSSNFSLCEVTVENENLVKQKRLPDSMTNLPDRASLNGRRTVPCVLRYYLKNNMNTETLVPDELRGDLIKEAQITILQLRTTEVASQLTLDDFKVFASIQPTEYIDKLFNIKSKYGIPNLEKFVELVNKEMYWVITEVCSEPNVVKRMRIIKQFIKIAKHCKDCKNFNSMFSILSGLDKVYVSRLRNTWEKLSKKDLKTYDDLKELIDPSKNMSKYRSYVGSEHVQPPMLPLFPVAMKDLTFLKDGNDTKVDGLINFEKFRMIAKEIRHLCSMCSAKYDVNNMFLGPQSMIESSWIMGMATMKRVKNRRGSALPNAKKMYEEAQMVRRVKSYLSNIKVIYDEDKLREMSYQCEPDTKVRRVEHSPSVPNITIPKDDKAAAIPTGPKFGAESPQAIQKLMGLSTSVKPHKSHYPHTPAPSGVTSPSLSSGRRLPTSPRHSAALRSHPVQLSPESSSFVSLSNFVNHRRPQRTGSQTSQSSLTSNESSSTDTTQVSQGSSHPQYARLSNNHHESPDSGRHSMISTAYDTQSTTSAGSSNSLSSHSPPPHFRRQGPQTAPPFLHQHSTPPLPQARARPPLPPYNVVMQNSPAYSHIIHQTYTKVRRPPLPDYQSATQMAQLARQKHYWQMERSHSHEGVVGYCNGQAPYYRVSDDEEEEQVSAV from the exons TTTTGGTAAAAGAACACCAGGATGTACCCGCCGGGCCAGCGAATGTCTCATTCTGGAGCCCTCCGAGATGATTGTT atCGATTATCCTGATGTCCAGATTATGAAAAACAGTCGCAGTGGACAATGTAACAATGTCAACATCAACCGAATGTTTGATTTAGAGCACGAAGaccaaaaattaagaaaaatgcatTGCGACACAGCAGTGGAACAG CTTCCACCGGATTACAAAAACGAAATGTTATATTCACGGAGTGAAATGCAAATGAAGAGAAGTTCCCGAGCCAGCGATACATCCAGTGCTTACTCTGGCTCCGACATGATGCAGTCTTCCATTGATGACCAAGAAAACCAGGACATGGACCTCACTGGGATGCAAGAGGGCTACGTGGACTCCGACGAGGAGGAGGACAAATTGTCCAATACGGAG TCTATACGAGATGCAGTCCAAGAATGTCTCCAGAAAGAACCAAAAGACCGAACAGAAGATGACATTGAAACACTGCTGGAGTTCATTCAGCATTTCAGG GCGTTTGCCAACATGACACAGCCTATTCGCCGTGAGTTGTGCGCGGTGATGGTGTTTGCTGTGATTGAGCAGCGTGGGACTGTTGTGATGAAGGATGGAGAGGAACTGGATTCTTGGTCAGTCATTCTCAATGGCCAGGTTGAAATCGTCCACCCAGAGGGGTCCGCAGAGTTTCTCCAAATGGGAGACAG TTTTGGGATTTCCCCAACCCTGGATAAGATGTATCACAAGGGGACAATGAAGACCTTGTTGGATGACTGTCAGTTTGTCTGTATAGCTCAGGAGGACTACCACAGGATTCTGGACAAG ggcAAAGAAAACACAGAGAAGCATGTGGAGGAAGGGCAGGTTGTAATGGTCACAGAACACAGGGTGTTTGATAATGGAAGCCGCAAAGGACAAATTGTTATCAGG GGAACACCGGACCACTTGATGCAGCATCTAGTGCAGGAGCACTCCAATGTTGACAGAACATATGTAGAGGACTTTCTGTTGTGTTTTCGAATCTTCATTAAAGATCCCATGGAATTAGCCGATAGATTGAAGATTTGGTTCGAGACACCAAGTTACAGAAATAAG gTGATAAGAGTGGTGTTATTCTGGGTCAACAACCACTTTGTGGACTTTGAAACCGATGCCCCTCTCTGTGAATTCCTGGAAAGCTTTGAGGGTCTTCTGGAGCGAGAG ATCAGCATTGAATCAAGTAGAAAGTTTAAAGCG GATATGACGGGACAGCTTAGGCTGTTGAACATAGCTTGTGCCGCAAAGGCTCAGACCAGAAATATTACACTAACCCGCGCCACCAGAGAGGAGGTTTTGCACTTTTCTGTCCTTGGGGGACAGGAGAGGGGCTGTGGTATTTTTATTTCCAAAGTAGAAAAAGGCTCCAAAGCTTATGAGGCTGGCCTCAAAAGAGGAGACCag ATTTTGGAGGTAAATGGAGCCAGTCTGAGTAATGTCTCACACAATCGGGCACTGGAACTGCTAAGGGGAACAACTCATCTATCTCTTAATGTCAAATGCAACTTACTGG ACTTCAAGGAACTGCTAGAAGTACCAGACAAACGGATGAGTAAGGAGGACACACCTACCCTGAACAAAAGGTCCTCCACTGGAGACCTCGAGTCAAAAACCCCAAAATGTGAAAAGAAGGAGAAAAGAGACAAGAAAAAATTCTATACACTTGGCAAACATAATGTGTTCAATTATATTGGAGGAAAAATTCTCTCAAAAATGCCCTCCACAAGTAATTTAGGGAATAG TGAGAGCCTGAATCGGTCGGATGAGAGCCTGTACAAGGGCCCCTCCTCGAGATCTCGGCTGCCCTCGGCCAGTTCTCTGACCACACTAGGTGTTCAGTCCCAGCACCTTAGTGCTAGCAACCCAGACCTTTCTGCTCTGACAGTGGAGGAGAGCATAAAGGAATACCCAGACTTGGTTGTCAAAGTGTACAAAGCGGACCAGACATTTAAATACCTGCTCATCAGCAAG GAAACCAATGCTAGAGAGGTTGTGTTACAAGCACTGCAGGAGTTTGGAATCACAGAGCCTAGCAG CAATTTCTCATTGTGTGAAGTCACAGTGGAAAACGAGAATCTAGTCAAACAAAAACGCCTGCCAGACTCCATGACCAATCTCCCGGACCGAGCGAGCTTAAATGGAAG GCGTACTGTTCCATGTGTACTCAGGTATTACCTCAAGAACAATATGAACACGGAGACCTTGGTCCCCGACGAGTTACGCGGGGATCTCATTAAGGAGGCTCAGATCACCATCCTTCAGCTCCGCACCACAGAGGTGGCCTCGCAGCTCACGCTGGACGACTTTAAGGTGTTCGCCAGCATTCAGCCCACCGAATACATTGACAAACTGTTCAACATCAAGTCCAAATATGGCATACCAAACCTGGAAAAGTTTGTGGAG cttGTTAATAAAGAAATGTATTGGGTTATAACAGAAGTCTGTTCAGAACCCAACGTTGTCAAGAGAATGAGAATCATCAAACAGTTTATCAAGATTGCAA agCATTGTAAGGACTGCAAGAATTTTAACTCCATGTTTTCAATACTAAGTGGGCTTGACAAAGTGTACGTCAGTCGATTGCGCAACACTTGggaaaaattatctaaaaaggATTTGAAGACATATGAT GACTTAAAAGAATTGATTGATCCATCTAAAAACATGTCCAAGTACAGAAGTTATGTTGGTAGTGAACATGTACAACCACCAATG CTTCCATTGTTTCCTGTGGCAATGAAGGATTTGACTTTCTTAAAAGATGGAAACGACACAAAAGTGGATGGACTGATAAACTTTGAAAAGTTCAGAATGATAGCGAAAGAAATTCGCCACCTGTGCTCTATGTGTTCAGCAAAATAT GATGTGAATAACATGTTTCTCGGCCCACAAAGTATGATTGAGAGTTCTTGGATCATGGGAATGGCCACCATGAAAAGGGTAAAGAACAGGCGAGGGTCTGCTCTCCCCAACGCCAAGAAGATGTACGAGGAGGCCCAGATGGTTCGAAGGGTGAAGTCCTACCTCAGCAACATCAAGGTTATCTATGATGAGGACAAACTCCGGGAAATGTCCTACCAGTGTGAACCGGACACTAAAG TACGGAGAGTTGAACATTCTCCAAGTGTTCCCAATATCACCATCCCAAAGGATGACAAAGCAGCTGCCATACCAACAGGTCCAAAGTTTG GTGCTGAATCTCCCCAAGCAATCCAGAAACTGATGGGATTGTCCACCTCAGTCAAACCTCATAAATCTCATTACCCCCACACCCCTGCTCCGTCGGGGGTGACAAGTCCGTCCCTAAGCTCTGGGCGACGACTACCCACATCTCCCCGACACTCCGCGGCCCTACGGTCCCATCCAGTTCAACTGTCACCTGAGAGTTCATCCTTCGTCAGTCTTAGTAATTTTGTAAATCACCGCAGGCCCCAGCGTACTG GCTCACAAACATCCCAATCATCCTTGACCTCCAACGAGTCGAGTTCAACAGACACAACACAAGTCAGCCAGGGCTCATCACACCCCCAGTACGCGCGGCTGTCCAACAACCACCACGAGTCTCCTGACTCAGGCCGACACAGCATGATCTCCACAGCTTACGATACTCAGAGCACCACCTCAGCCGGCTCCAGTAACAGTCTGTCCAGTCACTCCCCCCCACCCCACTTCCGGCGCCAGGGCCCCCAGACCG CACCGCCCTTTCTCCATCAACATAGTACTCCACCTCTGCCCCAGGCTCGGGCGAGGCCACCGCTACCGCCCTATAATGTTGTCATGCAAAATTCACCAG CCTATAGCCATATTATCCATCAAACGTACACTAAAGTTCGTCGGCCACCCCTGCCTGATTACCAATCTGCTACCCAAATGGCCCAACTAGCTCGCCAGAAGCATTATTGGCAGATGGAACGATCTCATTCACATGAAGGGGTTGTAGGATACTGCAATGGGCAGGCACCTTATTACCGAGTCTCTGATGATG AAGAAGAGGAACAGGTGTCTGCAGTGTGA
- the LOC128166890 gene encoding rap guanine nucleotide exchange factor 2-like isoform X12 produces MLKWRIADSCLENNVSFGKRTPGCTRRASECLILEPSEMIVIDYPDVQIMKNSRSGQCNNVNINRMFDLEHEDQKLRKMHCDTAVEQLPPDYKNEMLYSRSEMQMKRSSRASDTSSAYSGSDMMQSSIDDQENQDMDLTGMQEGYVDSDEEEDKLSNTESIRDAVQECLQKEPKDRTEDDIETLLEFIQHFRAFANMTQPIRRELCAVMVFAVIEQRGTVVMKDGEELDSWSVILNGQVEIVHPEGSAEFLQMGDSFGISPTLDKMYHKGTMKTLLDDCQFVCIAQEDYHRILDKGKENTEKHVEEGQVVMVTEHRVFDNGSRKGQIVIRGTPDHLMQHLVQEHSNVDRTYVEDFLLCFRIFIKDPMELADRLKIWFETPSYRNKVIRVVLFWVNNHFVDFETDAPLCEFLESFEGLLEREISIESSRKFKADMTGQLRLLNIACAAKAQTRNITLTRATREEVLHFSVLGGQERGCGIFISKVEKGSKAYEAGLKRGDQILEVNGASLSNVSHNRALELLRGTTHLSLNVKCNLLDFKELLEVPDKRMSKEDTPTLNKRSSTGDLESKTPKCEKKEKRDKKKFYTLGKHNVFNYIGGKILSKMPSTSNLGNSESLNRSDESLYKGPSSRSRLPSASSLTTLGVQSQHLSASNPDLSALTVEESIKEYPDLVVKVYKADQTFKYLLISKETNAREVVLQALQEFGITEPSSNFSLCEVTVENENLVKQKRLPDSMTNLPDRASLNGRRTVPCVLRYYLKNNMNTETLVPDELRGDLIKEAQITILQLRTTEVASQLTLDDFKVFASIQPTEYIDKLFNIKSKYGIPNLEKFVELVNKEMYWVITEVCSEPNVVKRMRIIKQFIKIAKHCKDCKNFNSMFSILSGLDKVYVSRLRNTWEKLSKKDLKTYDDLKELIDPSKNMSKYRSYVGSEHVQPPMLPLFPVAMKDLTFLKDGNDTKVDGLINFEKFRMIAKEIRHLCSMCSAKYDVNNMFLGPQSMIESSWIMGMATMKRVKNRRGSALPNAKKMYEEAQMVRRVKSYLSNIKVIYDEDKLREMSYQCEPDTKVRRVEHSPSVPNITIPKDDKAAAIPTGPKFGAESPQAIQKLMGLSTSVKPHKSHYPHTPAPSGVTSPSLSSGRRLPTSPRHSAALRSHPVQLSPESSSFVSLSNFVNHRRPQRTGSQTSQSSLTSNESSSTDTTQVSQGSSHPQYARLSNNHHESPDSGRHSMISTAYDTQSTTSAGSSNSLSSHSPPPHFRRQGPQTAPPFLHQHSTPPLPQARARPPLPPYNVVMQNSPAYSHIIHQTYTKVRRPPLPDYQSATQMAQLARQKHYWQMERSHSHEGVVGYCNGQAPYYRVSDDEEEEQVSAV; encoded by the exons TTTTGGTAAAAGAACACCAGGATGTACCCGCCGGGCCAGCGAATGTCTCATTCTGGAGCCCTCCGAGATGATTGTT atCGATTATCCTGATGTCCAGATTATGAAAAACAGTCGCAGTGGACAATGTAACAATGTCAACATCAACCGAATGTTTGATTTAGAGCACGAAGaccaaaaattaagaaaaatgcatTGCGACACAGCAGTGGAACAG CTTCCACCGGATTACAAAAACGAAATGTTATATTCACGGAGTGAAATGCAAATGAAGAGAAGTTCCCGAGCCAGCGATACATCCAGTGCTTACTCTGGCTCCGACATGATGCAGTCTTCCATTGATGACCAAGAAAACCAGGACATGGACCTCACTGGGATGCAAGAGGGCTACGTGGACTCCGACGAGGAGGAGGACAAATTGTCCAATACGGAG TCTATACGAGATGCAGTCCAAGAATGTCTCCAGAAAGAACCAAAAGACCGAACAGAAGATGACATTGAAACACTGCTGGAGTTCATTCAGCATTTCAGG GCGTTTGCCAACATGACACAGCCTATTCGCCGTGAGTTGTGCGCGGTGATGGTGTTTGCTGTGATTGAGCAGCGTGGGACTGTTGTGATGAAGGATGGAGAGGAACTGGATTCTTGGTCAGTCATTCTCAATGGCCAGGTTGAAATCGTCCACCCAGAGGGGTCCGCAGAGTTTCTCCAAATGGGAGACAG TTTTGGGATTTCCCCAACCCTGGATAAGATGTATCACAAGGGGACAATGAAGACCTTGTTGGATGACTGTCAGTTTGTCTGTATAGCTCAGGAGGACTACCACAGGATTCTGGACAAG ggcAAAGAAAACACAGAGAAGCATGTGGAGGAAGGGCAGGTTGTAATGGTCACAGAACACAGGGTGTTTGATAATGGAAGCCGCAAAGGACAAATTGTTATCAGG GGAACACCGGACCACTTGATGCAGCATCTAGTGCAGGAGCACTCCAATGTTGACAGAACATATGTAGAGGACTTTCTGTTGTGTTTTCGAATCTTCATTAAAGATCCCATGGAATTAGCCGATAGATTGAAGATTTGGTTCGAGACACCAAGTTACAGAAATAAG gTGATAAGAGTGGTGTTATTCTGGGTCAACAACCACTTTGTGGACTTTGAAACCGATGCCCCTCTCTGTGAATTCCTGGAAAGCTTTGAGGGTCTTCTGGAGCGAGAG ATCAGCATTGAATCAAGTAGAAAGTTTAAAGCG GATATGACGGGACAGCTTAGGCTGTTGAACATAGCTTGTGCCGCAAAGGCTCAGACCAGAAATATTACACTAACCCGCGCCACCAGAGAGGAGGTTTTGCACTTTTCTGTCCTTGGGGGACAGGAGAGGGGCTGTGGTATTTTTATTTCCAAAGTAGAAAAAGGCTCCAAAGCTTATGAGGCTGGCCTCAAAAGAGGAGACCag ATTTTGGAGGTAAATGGAGCCAGTCTGAGTAATGTCTCACACAATCGGGCACTGGAACTGCTAAGGGGAACAACTCATCTATCTCTTAATGTCAAATGCAACTTACTGG ACTTCAAGGAACTGCTAGAAGTACCAGACAAACGGATGAGTAAGGAGGACACACCTACCCTGAACAAAAGGTCCTCCACTGGAGACCTCGAGTCAAAAACCCCAAAATGTGAAAAGAAGGAGAAAAGAGACAAGAAAAAATTCTATACACTTGGCAAACATAATGTGTTCAATTATATTGGAGGAAAAATTCTCTCAAAAATGCCCTCCACAAGTAATTTAGGGAATAG TGAGAGCCTGAATCGGTCGGATGAGAGCCTGTACAAGGGCCCCTCCTCGAGATCTCGGCTGCCCTCGGCCAGTTCTCTGACCACACTAGGTGTTCAGTCCCAGCACCTTAGTGCTAGCAACCCAGACCTTTCTGCTCTGACAGTGGAGGAGAGCATAAAGGAATACCCAGACTTGGTTGTCAAAGTGTACAAAGCGGACCAGACATTTAAATACCTGCTCATCAGCAAG GAAACCAATGCTAGAGAGGTTGTGTTACAAGCACTGCAGGAGTTTGGAATCACAGAGCCTAGCAG CAATTTCTCATTGTGTGAAGTCACAGTGGAAAACGAGAATCTAGTCAAACAAAAACGCCTGCCAGACTCCATGACCAATCTCCCGGACCGAGCGAGCTTAAATGGAAG GCGTACTGTTCCATGTGTACTCAGGTATTACCTCAAGAACAATATGAACACGGAGACCTTGGTCCCCGACGAGTTACGCGGGGATCTCATTAAGGAGGCTCAGATCACCATCCTTCAGCTCCGCACCACAGAGGTGGCCTCGCAGCTCACGCTGGACGACTTTAAGGTGTTCGCCAGCATTCAGCCCACCGAATACATTGACAAACTGTTCAACATCAAGTCCAAATATGGCATACCAAACCTGGAAAAGTTTGTGGAG cttGTTAATAAAGAAATGTATTGGGTTATAACAGAAGTCTGTTCAGAACCCAACGTTGTCAAGAGAATGAGAATCATCAAACAGTTTATCAAGATTGCAA agCATTGTAAGGACTGCAAGAATTTTAACTCCATGTTTTCAATACTAAGTGGGCTTGACAAAGTGTACGTCAGTCGATTGCGCAACACTTGggaaaaattatctaaaaaggATTTGAAGACATATGAT GACTTAAAAGAATTGATTGATCCATCTAAAAACATGTCCAAGTACAGAAGTTATGTTGGTAGTGAACATGTACAACCACCAATG CTTCCATTGTTTCCTGTGGCAATGAAGGATTTGACTTTCTTAAAAGATGGAAACGACACAAAAGTGGATGGACTGATAAACTTTGAAAAGTTCAGAATGATAGCGAAAGAAATTCGCCACCTGTGCTCTATGTGTTCAGCAAAATAT GATGTGAATAACATGTTTCTCGGCCCACAAAGTATGATTGAGAGTTCTTGGATCATGGGAATGGCCACCATGAAAAGGGTAAAGAACAGGCGAGGGTCTGCTCTCCCCAACGCCAAGAAGATGTACGAGGAGGCCCAGATGGTTCGAAGGGTGAAGTCCTACCTCAGCAACATCAAGGTTATCTATGATGAGGACAAACTCCGGGAAATGTCCTACCAGTGTGAACCGGACACTAAAG TACGGAGAGTTGAACATTCTCCAAGTGTTCCCAATATCACCATCCCAAAGGATGACAAAGCAGCTGCCATACCAACAGGTCCAAAGTTTG GTGCTGAATCTCCCCAAGCAATCCAGAAACTGATGGGATTGTCCACCTCAGTCAAACCTCATAAATCTCATTACCCCCACACCCCTGCTCCGTCGGGGGTGACAAGTCCGTCCCTAAGCTCTGGGCGACGACTACCCACATCTCCCCGACACTCCGCGGCCCTACGGTCCCATCCAGTTCAACTGTCACCTGAGAGTTCATCCTTCGTCAGTCTTAGTAATTTTGTAAATCACCGCAGGCCCCAGCGTACTG GCTCACAAACATCCCAATCATCCTTGACCTCCAACGAGTCGAGTTCAACAGACACAACACAAGTCAGCCAGGGCTCATCACACCCCCAGTACGCGCGGCTGTCCAACAACCACCACGAGTCTCCTGACTCAGGCCGACACAGCATGATCTCCACAGCTTACGATACTCAGAGCACCACCTCAGCCGGCTCCAGTAACAGTCTGTCCAGTCACTCCCCCCCACCCCACTTCCGGCGCCAGGGCCCCCAGACCG CACCGCCCTTTCTCCATCAACATAGTACTCCACCTCTGCCCCAGGCTCGGGCGAGGCCACCGCTACCGCCCTATAATGTTGTCATGCAAAATTCACCAG CCTATAGCCATATTATCCATCAAACGTACACTAAAGTTCGTCGGCCACCCCTGCCTGATTACCAATCTGCTACCCAAATGGCCCAACTAGCTCGCCAGAAGCATTATTGGCAGATGGAACGATCTCATTCACATGAAGGGGTTGTAGGATACTGCAATGGGCAGGCACCTTATTACCGAGTCTCTGATGATG AAGAAGAGGAACAGGTGTCTGCAGTGTGA